Proteins co-encoded in one Brassica oleracea var. oleracea cultivar TO1000 chromosome C4, BOL, whole genome shotgun sequence genomic window:
- the LOC106338162 gene encoding coiled-coil domain-containing protein 94 homolog, whose amino-acid sequence MGERKVLNKYYSPDFDPKKIPRPRKPNNLQKKIRFMLPVRVRCNTCGAYMSEGTKFNCREEEVINETYLGIKIHRFYIKCTNCSAEITIKTDPKNSGYVVESGAIGPYNGHAEEEEKHEVAENALESLEKKTKVSKREIEVMAALDEMKSMKSRRALVSLESLLEALNRRKKQEEENVEEELLIKSIKFGKQTRIDEKKNDESLDEKKKKPKRCVNGTSSLQISSVRIISKKTGTRISMSKLRHRQRLGEVNPCFLSSCGF is encoded by the coding sequence ATGGGAGAACGCAAAGTCCTGAACAAGTATTATTCTCCGGATTTTGATCCAAAGAAGATCCCTCGCCCCCGGAAACCGAACAACCTGCAAAAGAAGATTCGATTTATGCTTCCGGTTCGTGTTCGGTGCAACACATGTGGTGCTTACATGTCTGAAGGCACTAAATTCAATTGCCGTGAAGAAGAAGTCATCAACGAGACGTACCTAGGGATTAAAATCCACAGGTTTTATATCAAGTGCACCAACTGCTCGGCAGAGATAACAATCAAAACCGATCCAAAGAACTCGGGTTATGTTGTCGAATCAGGTGCAATTGGCCCTTATAATGGACACGCGGAGGAGGAAGAGAAGCATGAGGTAGCCGAAAACGCCTTGGAGTCGTTAGAGAAGAAAACTAAGGTATCTAAAAGAGAGATTGAAGTTATGGCTGCGCTTGATGAGATGAAGTCTATGAAGTCTAGACGAGCCTTGGTGAGCTTAGAATCACTGCTTGAGGCTTTGAATAGAAGAAAAAAACAAGAAGAAGAGAACGTGGAGGAAGAATTGCTCATTAAGTCTATAAAATTTGGTAAGCAGACTAGGATTGATGAAAAGAAAAACGATGAGTCTTTAGATGAGAAGAAGAAGAAGCCTAAGAGATGTGTTAACGGTACATCTTCCCTTCAAATCTCTTCTGTTCGCATAATCTCGAAGAAGACCGGGACTCGAATCTCTATGTCAAAACTACGGCACAGACAGCGATTAGGAGAAGTAAATCCATGTTTTTTATCTAGCTGCGGTTTTTAA
- the LOC106339839 gene encoding tropinone reductase homolog At2g30670-like isoform X1 produces MDKRWSLQGMTALVTGGASGIGHAIVEELACFGARIYVCDISEILLNQSLIEWEKKGFPVSGSICDVSSRPARETLMQTVSMMFDGKLNILVNNVGGLRTKPTTEYLADDFSFHISTNLESAYHLSQLSHPLLKASGFGSIVFISSVAGVVSMEGGSIYCLTKGAINQLARNLACEWARDDIRANAVAPNFIQTAMAQPLLGNAGYKKSLFNRTPLGRAGEPKEVASLVAFLCLPAASYITGQTICVDGGLTVNGLSYQQQA; encoded by the exons ATGGATAAAAGATGGAGTCTTCAAGGGATGACTGCTCTTGTAACAGGTGGAGCCAGCGGAATTGG GCATGCCATAGTAGAGGAGCTAGCCTGTTTTGGAGCTAGAATCTATGTATGCGACATATCTGAAATACTGCTAAATCAAAGTTTAATTGAATGGGAAAAGAAAGGGTTTCCAGTTAGTGGTTCAATCTGTGATGTATCCTCACGTCCCGCTAGAGAAACACTTATGCAGACCGTCTCAATGATGTTCGATGGCAAGCTCAACATTCTT GTGAACAACGTTGGCGGACTTCGCACAAAGCCAACAACAGAATATCTGGCTGACGATTTCTCGTTCCATATTTCAACAAACTTAGAATCAGCTTATCATCTTAGCCAACTTTCACATCCTCTCCTAAAAGCTTCTGGATTTGGAAGCATTGTCTTTATTTCTTCTGTTGCAGGGGTTGTATCGATGGAAGGTGGCTCTATCTATTGTTTAACCAAAG GAGCTATAAATCAACTAGCACGAAATTTGGCGTGTGAATGGGCACGAGACGACATAAGAGCCAACGCTGTTGCTCCTAATTTTATCCAGACTGCTATGGCTCAACCT CTCCTCGGAAATGCCGGCTACAAGAAGAGCTTGTTTAATAGAACTCCACTAGGTCGCGCTGGAGAGCCAAAAGAGGTTGCATCCCTTGTGGCTTTTCTGTGTCTACCCGCAGCTTCATATATTACTGGTCAAACCATTTGTGTTGATGGAGGTCTCACTGTGAATGGTTTGTCCTATCAGCAACAGGCTTGA
- the LOC106339839 gene encoding tropinone reductase homolog At2g30670-like isoform X2 — MESSRDDCSCNRWSQRNCRHAIVEELACFGARIYVCDISEILLNQSLIEWEKKGFPVSGSICDVSSRPARETLMQTVSMMFDGKLNILVNNVGGLRTKPTTEYLADDFSFHISTNLESAYHLSQLSHPLLKASGFGSIVFISSVAGVVSMEGGSIYCLTKGAINQLARNLACEWARDDIRANAVAPNFIQTAMAQPLLGNAGYKKSLFNRTPLGRAGEPKEVASLVAFLCLPAASYITGQTICVDGGLTVNGLSYQQQA; from the exons ATGGAGTCTTCAAGGGATGACTGCTCTTGTAACAGGTGGAGCCAGCGGAATTG TAGGCATGCCATAGTAGAGGAGCTAGCCTGTTTTGGAGCTAGAATCTATGTATGCGACATATCTGAAATACTGCTAAATCAAAGTTTAATTGAATGGGAAAAGAAAGGGTTTCCAGTTAGTGGTTCAATCTGTGATGTATCCTCACGTCCCGCTAGAGAAACACTTATGCAGACCGTCTCAATGATGTTCGATGGCAAGCTCAACATTCTT GTGAACAACGTTGGCGGACTTCGCACAAAGCCAACAACAGAATATCTGGCTGACGATTTCTCGTTCCATATTTCAACAAACTTAGAATCAGCTTATCATCTTAGCCAACTTTCACATCCTCTCCTAAAAGCTTCTGGATTTGGAAGCATTGTCTTTATTTCTTCTGTTGCAGGGGTTGTATCGATGGAAGGTGGCTCTATCTATTGTTTAACCAAAG GAGCTATAAATCAACTAGCACGAAATTTGGCGTGTGAATGGGCACGAGACGACATAAGAGCCAACGCTGTTGCTCCTAATTTTATCCAGACTGCTATGGCTCAACCT CTCCTCGGAAATGCCGGCTACAAGAAGAGCTTGTTTAATAGAACTCCACTAGGTCGCGCTGGAGAGCCAAAAGAGGTTGCATCCCTTGTGGCTTTTCTGTGTCTACCCGCAGCTTCATATATTACTGGTCAAACCATTTGTGTTGATGGAGGTCTCACTGTGAATGGTTTGTCCTATCAGCAACAGGCTTGA